CGACGGACTGCTGAAAAACCAGGAACACCTGATCAACGAGTCGATCCGCGATTACGAAAATCGCATCGAGTTCAAGGAACGACAGATGGACCGGATCGAGCTGGGGCTCAAGACGCGGTTCACGCGGCTCGAGGCGCAGCTCTCGCAGCTCCAACAGTCGTCCAACGCGCTCGCGTCCGTGGCTTCGCTGCGC
This DNA window, taken from Deltaproteobacteria bacterium, encodes the following:
- the fliD gene encoding flagellar filament capping protein FliD; translated protein: LMVRFDGDTPGTYGNITVGVGVMESLERRLSSYTSYADGLLKNQEHLINESIRDYENRIEFKERQMDRIELGLKTRFTRLEAQLSQLQQSSNALASVASLRLF